One stretch of Chryseobacterium sp. LJ668 DNA includes these proteins:
- a CDS encoding pseudouridine synthase — protein sequence MLEILYRDEHLIAINKPSGLLVHKSFYSGEADTYAIQELRNQIGQKVFPVHRLDRKTSGVLLFTLDKETLRTMSDKFASREVEKKYIAILRGWTKEEETIDYDLVNEDEVKQNAITYYHRLQTSEIDLPFLKHQTSRYCLVEAIPETGRFHQLRKHFKHILHPILGCRKHGCNKQNKLWLQTFGITKMTLHAHQLIFNHPISNERIMVNATIDDEFKRVGEILKLDLSLYS from the coding sequence ATGTTAGAAATTCTTTATCGAGACGAACATCTTATTGCCATCAATAAACCCAGCGGATTATTGGTTCACAAATCTTTTTATTCCGGTGAAGCAGACACGTACGCGATTCAGGAGTTGAGGAATCAAATTGGGCAGAAAGTTTTTCCTGTGCATCGTTTAGATAGAAAGACTTCCGGCGTTTTGCTTTTTACTTTAGATAAAGAGACTTTGAGAACCATGAGCGACAAGTTTGCATCAAGGGAAGTCGAAAAGAAATACATAGCCATTCTTCGCGGCTGGACAAAAGAAGAAGAAACCATTGATTATGATTTAGTTAATGAAGATGAAGTCAAACAAAATGCGATCACCTATTATCATCGTTTACAGACTTCAGAAATAGATTTGCCATTTTTAAAACATCAAACTTCAAGATATTGTTTAGTTGAAGCAATTCCTGAAACGGGACGATTTCATCAGTTGAGAAAGCATTTTAAACATATTTTACATCCGATCTTAGGATGCCGTAAGCACGGTTGCAATAAGCAAAACAAATTATGGCTTCAAACTTTTGGTATTACCAAAATGACGCTTCATGCTCATCAATTAATTTTTAATCATCCAATTTCTAACGAAAGAATTATGGTCAATGCTACTATAGATGATGAGTTCAAAAGAGTAGGGGAAATTTTAAAACTTGATTTGAGCTTGTATAGTTAA
- a CDS encoding alpha/beta hydrolase, producing the protein MKKSCFLIIIFVLCTQFLSAQSIPKGKVVTTSITAKTLKNKAGENPRRRVSVYLPPDYDQSSKKYPVIYYLHGFFWSDSLLVNSDKINHILDRAIHLRKIKPVIVVMADQSTVFKGSFYANSKSSGNWSDFTSVELVNFIDKNYRTIANKESRGISGHSMGGNGALRNAILHPEVFSSVYALSPGILDVQYFALTEIDLYKNLDKIKDVKDLTKPENARTNIIFAIARAYNGNENKPPFYADFPFSFKDNQLTVNASIAEELKKNSTSELPFSHYENLKKLKAIKFDWGRNDELKHIPPSCMNFSKTLEILNIKHEAEEYIGTHGSEVSKENGRIENQMLPFFNQHLKFEE; encoded by the coding sequence ATGAAGAAATCGTGTTTTCTGATTATAATTTTTGTTTTGTGTACTCAGTTTTTATCAGCACAAAGTATTCCTAAAGGAAAAGTTGTGACGACTTCTATTACAGCAAAAACTCTAAAAAACAAAGCTGGAGAAAATCCTAGAAGAAGAGTTTCTGTTTATCTGCCGCCGGATTATGATCAATCATCTAAAAAATATCCGGTTATTTACTATCTGCATGGCTTTTTCTGGAGTGATAGTTTGTTGGTAAACAGCGATAAAATCAATCACATTTTAGATCGTGCGATTCATTTAAGAAAGATTAAACCGGTAATTGTAGTGATGGCTGATCAGAGTACGGTTTTCAAAGGAAGCTTTTATGCCAACTCAAAATCATCCGGAAACTGGTCAGATTTTACTTCTGTTGAACTCGTCAATTTTATTGATAAAAATTACCGAACCATTGCCAACAAAGAAAGCCGTGGAATTTCCGGTCATTCGATGGGTGGAAATGGAGCTTTAAGAAATGCAATTCTCCATCCCGAAGTTTTTTCCTCTGTTTATGCACTTTCTCCGGGAATTTTAGATGTTCAATATTTTGCCCTGACAGAAATTGATCTGTATAAAAATTTAGACAAAATAAAGGATGTAAAAGACTTAACAAAACCCGAAAACGCAAGAACAAATATCATATTTGCCATCGCAAGAGCTTATAACGGAAACGAAAATAAACCTCCATTTTACGCAGATTTTCCATTTTCTTTTAAAGATAATCAATTGACAGTGAATGCATCTATTGCCGAAGAGCTTAAGAAAAATTCTACATCAGAATTACCATTTTCACATTATGAAAATCTTAAAAAATTAAAAGCCATCAAATTCGACTGGGGAAGAAATGACGAACTGAAACATATCCCGCCTAGTTGTATGAATTTCAGTAAGACTCTTGAAATACTCAACATAAAACATGAAGCTGAAGAATATATCGGAACGCATGGAAGTGAAGTAAGCAAAGAAAACGGAAGAATTGAAAATCAGATGTTGCCATTTTTTAATCAACATCTAAAGTTTGAGGAATAA
- a CDS encoding quinone-dependent dihydroorotate dehydrogenase: MYKSFIRPILFKFDPEEVHHFTFSMLKNFGFLTKLFLPKPIVDKRLEREVFGLKFKNPVGLAAGFDKNAVLFNELGDLGFGFVEIGTVTPKAQAGNPKKRLFRLIEDGGIINRMGFNNDGLEAAIEKLRGNKGKIIIGGNIGKNTNTTPENYTQDYLDCFEGLHPYVDYFVLNVSCPNVGSHAKLEDVEYLRELITEVKKINQTKPTQKPILLKIAPDLNNQQLDEIIELISDTKIDGIVVSNTSVNREGLKTSPEVLAEIGNGGLSGKPIRERSTKMIKYLSDKSNRAFPIIGVGGIHTAKDAIEKLNAGASLVQLYTGFIYEGPQLINDINRELLTRAGRIAR, from the coding sequence ATGTACAAATCGTTCATCCGTCCTATCCTTTTCAAATTTGATCCCGAAGAAGTTCACCACTTTACTTTTTCAATGCTTAAAAATTTCGGATTTCTCACTAAATTATTTCTACCAAAACCCATTGTTGACAAACGTCTGGAAAGAGAAGTTTTCGGACTGAAATTTAAAAATCCGGTTGGTTTAGCAGCAGGTTTTGATAAAAATGCGGTTTTATTCAATGAATTAGGCGATTTAGGATTCGGATTTGTAGAAATCGGGACAGTAACTCCAAAAGCACAGGCTGGAAATCCAAAGAAAAGATTGTTCCGTTTGATCGAAGATGGTGGAATCATCAACAGAATGGGTTTCAATAACGACGGTCTTGAAGCGGCCATTGAAAAACTGAGAGGCAACAAAGGAAAAATCATCATCGGCGGAAACATTGGAAAAAACACCAATACAACTCCCGAAAATTATACACAGGATTACTTAGATTGTTTCGAAGGTCTGCATCCTTACGTAGATTATTTTGTACTGAATGTAAGCTGTCCAAACGTGGGAAGCCACGCCAAGCTTGAAGATGTTGAATATTTAAGAGAATTGATTACAGAAGTAAAGAAAATCAATCAAACCAAGCCGACTCAAAAACCAATTCTTTTAAAAATTGCTCCTGATTTGAACAATCAACAGCTTGACGAAATCATCGAATTGATTTCAGATACAAAAATCGATGGAATTGTAGTTTCAAATACATCAGTTAATAGAGAAGGTTTAAAAACTTCACCTGAAGTTTTAGCAGAAATCGGAAACGGTGGTTTGAGTGGAAAACCGATTCGTGAAAGAAGTACAAAAATGATTAAATATCTTTCTGATAAAAGCAACAGAGCATTCCCGATCATCGGAGTGGGCGGAATTCACACTGCAAAAGATGCGATTGAAAAGCTAAATGCAGGTGCAAGTTTGGTTCAGTTGTACACCGGATTTATCTATGAAGGTCCACAATTGATCAACGATATTAATCGGGAACTTTTGACGAGAGCGGGAAGAATTGCCAGATAA
- a CDS encoding serine hydrolase domain-containing protein produces the protein MIFLFYFIAFIVAVAALIYILGYAYLFSGISKTYFRGRMSANIDDGKLFRSNIIHTTAPKLWEEDAELNKKELSKEIADDLLHSNTASFLVIKNGKLLHEQYWNGYTSHSKTNSFSMAKAITVMLYGKALEEGKIKNTDQNFSELYEEFKTKSFGKYLTLKHLAQMESGLEWDENYKNPFLPNARAYYGSSLIKATFSRRFKEKPGERFEYQSGSTQLLGFAVKKAINQSLSSYLSEKFWIPLGMEQNADWSVDESGMEKTYCCIHSNSRDFAKLGQLFLDDGKAGNQQVLNLEFIEQMRTPTKKSDEIYGMGLWINNDNPIKHYYFLGLQGQYIIMIPEHKMVIVRTGSYNNLPKTDRGRPDQVKFLVNETVKLFF, from the coding sequence ATGATATTTTTATTTTACTTCATCGCTTTCATTGTTGCAGTAGCAGCATTGATATATATTTTAGGCTATGCTTATTTATTCAGTGGAATTTCCAAAACGTACTTTAGGGGGAGAATGAGTGCCAATATTGATGACGGAAAACTCTTCAGGAGCAATATCATTCATACTACTGCGCCAAAACTATGGGAAGAAGATGCTGAATTGAATAAGAAGGAGCTATCCAAAGAAATTGCAGATGACTTACTGCATTCAAATACAGCCTCATTCTTGGTTATAAAAAATGGCAAATTGCTTCACGAGCAATACTGGAATGGCTATACTTCCCATTCAAAAACCAACTCCTTTTCGATGGCGAAAGCCATTACGGTCATGCTTTATGGAAAAGCTCTGGAAGAAGGAAAAATCAAAAATACTGATCAGAATTTTTCTGAATTGTATGAAGAATTTAAAACTAAATCTTTCGGCAAATATTTAACTCTAAAACATCTTGCTCAAATGGAATCGGGCTTAGAATGGGACGAAAACTACAAAAATCCTTTTCTCCCAAATGCCAGAGCATATTATGGAAGCAGTCTGATAAAAGCTACTTTTTCCAGAAGGTTTAAAGAAAAACCGGGCGAAAGATTTGAATATCAAAGCGGCTCGACACAACTTTTAGGATTTGCAGTGAAAAAAGCAATCAACCAATCTCTGTCAAGTTATCTGTCCGAAAAATTCTGGATTCCTTTGGGAATGGAACAAAATGCCGACTGGAGTGTTGACGAAAGCGGGATGGAAAAAACCTACTGCTGCATTCATTCCAACTCAAGAGATTTTGCAAAGCTCGGACAGCTGTTTTTAGATGACGGAAAAGCGGGTAATCAGCAGGTTCTGAATTTAGAATTCATTGAGCAGATGCGAACTCCTACCAAAAAATCTGACGAAATTTACGGAATGGGTTTATGGATCAATAATGACAATCCCATTAAGCATTATTATTTCCTTGGGCTTCAGGGGCAATACATCATTATGATTCCGGAGCACAAAATGGTCATTGTAAGAACAGGCAGTTACAACAATTTGCCAAAAACAGACCGCGGGAGACCAGACCAGGTGAAATTCTTAGTGAATGAAACCGTAAAATTATTTTTTTAA
- a CDS encoding YdeI/OmpD-associated family protein — MEKYNPQVDEYIEKSQDFAKPILTYLRETVHEFCPDAEEAIKWKFPTFLYKGKILCSITAFKQYCSMGFWLHGEMITIKNLETNAEKSNMFSLGKIKSPEDLPSKIQMKNMILEAMELTDMGVKMKKAAPSKKEIEIPDYFQNVLHENKKAAEVFDKASPSFRKEYTMWITDAKTETTRNKRIEQALEWISEGKGRNWKYEKK; from the coding sequence ATGGAAAAGTATAACCCACAAGTTGATGAATACATCGAAAAATCTCAGGATTTTGCAAAACCAATTCTGACTTACCTTCGAGAAACAGTACACGAATTTTGCCCTGATGCGGAAGAGGCAATTAAATGGAAATTCCCCACTTTTTTGTATAAAGGAAAGATTCTATGTTCGATCACAGCTTTCAAACAGTATTGCAGCATGGGTTTTTGGTTGCATGGAGAAATGATAACGATTAAAAACCTTGAAACCAATGCCGAGAAAAGTAATATGTTCAGTTTAGGAAAAATAAAATCTCCGGAAGATCTGCCGTCAAAAATTCAGATGAAAAATATGATTCTTGAAGCAATGGAACTGACGGATATGGGGGTGAAAATGAAAAAAGCAGCACCTTCAAAAAAGGAAATCGAAATTCCTGATTATTTTCAAAATGTTTTACACGAAAATAAAAAAGCAGCTGAAGTTTTTGACAAAGCCTCTCCTTCTTTCAGAAAAGAATATACCATGTGGATTACTGATGCCAAAACAGAAACCACCCGAAACAAAAGAATAGAACAGGCTTTGGAATGGATTTCTGAAGGCAAAGGAAGAAACTGGAAGTACGAGAAGAAATAA
- a CDS encoding DNA polymerase III subunit alpha, translating to MFLNCHSYHSLRYGTLSVTELVRQAAELGIKELVLTDINTVTAIYDFKKECDKCGIKPIAGIEVRKENKLLYIAIAKEFSGIGEVNKILTAYNCDGIELSERAPNYNQVFVIYPLNNIPEQLKENEFIGIREEELNLLIRSEFKDKIHKMVVLQPVTFSTKKEYNLHRILRAIEQNTLISKLSEEDICSKSEYLRSEISLIKSFEHYPEIIENTKKILAECNFEFAYKEPKSTENKNKKYYLGSQEEDIQLLTKLAYDGLEKRYGADDEVARKRVAKELKVIGELKFSAYFLITWDIIQHSNKMGFMHVGRGSGANSIVSYCIGITDICPIELDLYFERFLNLNRTSPPDFDIDWSWQNRDAILEYVFNKYGKDHVAFCGTNVEFKYRSIFREVGKAFGLPKEELDILATKSVENHHSDKIVKQVYEYGKLLEKFPNQRSMHACGILISEEPITTYTTLEMPPKGFPIAQFDMNIAEDIGLEKFDILSQRGLGTINDTVELIKKNRGIEVDIRDTSISKDEKICNEYLAIGKTIGCFYIESPAMRGLLRRLKCDNYRILVAASSIIRPGVAQSGMMREYIFRHNHPNQFEYFHPVFEKNLKETYGIMVYQEDVIKIAQYFGGLTHADGDILRRAMSGKERSIQKLNEVKANFFESCKKQGHSDQMTTEAFRQIESFAGYSFCKAHSASYAVESYQSLYLKVYYPLEFMVSVINNQGGFYRTEVYIHEARMSGAIIQNPCVNTSELQTILKGKEIYLGFMLLQSLETKIAQIISEEREKKGNYRSLEDFIRRIPIGIETVQILIFIGAFRFTGKPKNELLVEARLLLVNFRPEHRGLMLIEEPMQEYQLPQLKRENFEDAFDEIEIIGFPVSSTPFDLLETKYRGSVFVKDLLKFHKRPVKMLAYLISRKHVPTKKGAMFFGTWIDVNGEYFDTAHFPDNLKQYDFQGGGCYLLLGTVEVDYHFPTITIHKMAKMPMIPDPRYAYDKEKQYDIHKQIREDVSMTSRKPYPQAQEINLPRQKFK from the coding sequence ATGTTTCTCAACTGTCATTCTTACCACAGCCTCCGTTACGGAACTTTATCAGTCACAGAACTGGTAAGGCAAGCTGCTGAATTGGGAATTAAAGAATTGGTTTTGACTGATATCAATACAGTGACGGCTATTTATGATTTCAAAAAAGAATGCGATAAGTGTGGAATTAAACCAATCGCAGGAATTGAAGTAAGAAAAGAAAATAAACTGCTTTATATCGCCATTGCCAAAGAATTTAGCGGAATAGGAGAGGTCAATAAAATTCTTACAGCCTATAATTGTGACGGAATTGAACTTTCTGAAAGGGCACCGAATTATAATCAAGTTTTCGTCATTTATCCTTTAAATAACATTCCTGAACAACTAAAAGAAAACGAGTTTATAGGGATTCGTGAAGAAGAATTGAATCTGTTGATACGTTCTGAGTTTAAAGATAAAATTCATAAAATGGTGGTTCTGCAGCCGGTCACATTCAGTACAAAAAAAGAATACAATCTTCATCGGATCCTGAGAGCCATTGAACAAAATACGTTGATTTCTAAGCTTTCCGAAGAGGACATCTGTAGTAAATCGGAATATTTAAGATCTGAAATAAGTTTAATAAAATCATTTGAGCACTATCCCGAAATCATTGAAAACACCAAAAAAATTCTTGCAGAATGTAATTTTGAATTTGCATATAAAGAACCTAAAAGCACTGAGAATAAAAATAAAAAATATTATCTGGGATCTCAGGAAGAAGACATACAACTTTTAACCAAGCTTGCTTATGACGGATTAGAAAAACGATATGGTGCAGATGATGAGGTTGCCCGGAAAAGAGTTGCAAAAGAGCTTAAAGTCATTGGTGAACTCAAATTTTCTGCCTATTTTTTAATTACTTGGGATATTATTCAGCACAGCAATAAAATGGGCTTCATGCATGTTGGCCGCGGAAGTGGTGCCAATTCTATTGTCAGCTATTGCATCGGAATCACAGATATTTGCCCGATAGAACTGGATCTTTATTTTGAACGATTCCTGAATCTTAACCGGACTTCGCCGCCTGATTTTGATATCGACTGGAGCTGGCAAAACAGAGATGCAATCCTCGAATATGTTTTCAATAAATACGGGAAAGATCACGTCGCTTTTTGCGGAACCAACGTAGAATTCAAATACCGGTCGATATTTCGGGAAGTGGGTAAAGCTTTTGGACTTCCAAAAGAAGAATTGGATATTTTAGCCACAAAATCAGTTGAAAACCATCATTCGGATAAAATTGTAAAGCAGGTTTATGAATATGGCAAACTCTTAGAAAAATTTCCCAATCAGCGAAGTATGCATGCTTGCGGAATTTTGATTTCTGAAGAACCGATTACCACCTATACCACTCTCGAAATGCCGCCGAAAGGCTTCCCTATTGCTCAGTTTGATATGAATATTGCTGAAGATATAGGACTCGAAAAGTTTGACATTCTTTCTCAGCGAGGATTGGGAACCATCAATGATACCGTAGAACTCATTAAAAAAAATAGAGGCATTGAAGTTGATATTCGGGATACCTCAATCTCAAAAGATGAAAAGATTTGTAATGAATATTTAGCCATAGGAAAAACCATCGGCTGTTTTTACATAGAATCTCCGGCAATGCGTGGTTTGTTGAGAAGACTTAAGTGTGATAATTACAGAATTTTGGTTGCCGCTTCTTCAATTATCAGACCCGGTGTTGCTCAAAGCGGAATGATGCGTGAATATATTTTCCGTCACAATCATCCTAATCAGTTTGAATATTTTCATCCTGTTTTTGAAAAAAACTTAAAGGAAACTTATGGAATCATGGTTTATCAGGAAGATGTCATCAAGATCGCACAATATTTTGGCGGACTTACCCATGCCGACGGTGATATTCTTAGACGTGCAATGAGCGGAAAGGAAAGATCCATTCAAAAGCTTAATGAAGTGAAAGCCAATTTTTTTGAATCTTGCAAAAAACAAGGACATTCTGATCAGATGACCACAGAAGCTTTCAGGCAGATTGAGTCTTTTGCGGGATATTCCTTTTGCAAAGCACATTCGGCTTCTTATGCCGTAGAAAGTTATCAGAGTTTGTACTTAAAAGTGTATTATCCGTTAGAATTTATGGTGTCGGTGATCAATAATCAGGGTGGGTTTTATCGCACTGAAGTTTATATCCACGAAGCCAGAATGTCCGGTGCCATTATTCAGAATCCTTGTGTAAATACATCCGAGCTTCAGACGATTTTAAAAGGGAAAGAAATTTATTTAGGTTTTATGCTTTTGCAGTCACTGGAAACCAAAATTGCCCAAATAATTTCTGAAGAGCGAGAAAAAAAAGGCAATTATAGATCGCTGGAAGATTTCATTAGGCGTATTCCTATCGGTATTGAAACGGTGCAGATCCTTATTTTTATCGGGGCGTTTAGGTTTACAGGCAAGCCGAAAAACGAACTTCTTGTAGAAGCACGGTTGCTGCTTGTAAATTTCAGACCTGAACACAGAGGTTTGATGCTGATTGAAGAGCCCATGCAGGAATATCAGCTCCCACAATTAAAAAGAGAAAACTTTGAAGACGCTTTTGATGAAATAGAAATTATTGGGTTTCCTGTTTCCTCCACACCTTTTGATCTGCTGGAAACAAAATACAGAGGTTCAGTCTTCGTGAAAGATTTATTGAAATTTCATAAAAGACCGGTAAAAATGTTAGCCTATCTTATTTCAAGAAAACATGTTCCCACCAAGAAAGGAGCCATGTTTTTCGGAACGTGGATCGATGTGAACGGTGAATATTTTGATACGGCACATTTTCCGGATAATCTGAAGCAGTATGACTTTCAGGGTGGAGGATGTTATTTACTGCTGGGAACTGTGGAGGTCGATTATCACTTCCCAACCATTACTATTCATAAGATGGCCAAAATGCCGATGATCCCTGACCCAAGATATGCTTATGATAAAGAAAAACAATATGACATTCACAAGCAGATCAGGGAAGATGTAAGTATGACTTCGAGAAAGCCATATCCGCAGGCACAGGAAATCAATTTGCCGCGGCAGAAGTTTAAATAA
- a CDS encoding glycine--tRNA ligase yields MAKQEDVFKKVISHAKEYGFIFPSSEIYDGLSAVYDYGQNGAELKNNIKQYWWKAMVQLNENIVGIDSAILMHPTTWKASGHVDAFNDPLIDNKDSKKRFRADVLVEDYCAKIEDKENKEIEKAAKRFGESFDKAQFEATNPKILEYRAKRTEILSRLSKSLENEDLADVKSLIEELEIADPDTGSRNWTEVRQFNLMFGTKLGASADSAMDLYLRPETAQGIFVNFLNVQKTSRHRLPFGIAQIGKAFRNEIVARQFIFRMREFEQMEMQFFVAPGTELEFYEQWKQKRLNWHLALGLGNENYRFHDHEKLAHYANAAADIEFNFPFGFKELEGIHSRTDFDLKAHEKHSGRKLQFFDPERNENYVPYVVETSVGLDRLFLSIFSHCLKDEVLEDGSERTVLSLPPALAPVKAAILPLMKKDGLAEYAENIFNDLKYDFNLFYEEKDAIGKRYRRQDAIGTPYCITIDHDSLTDHTVTIRDRDTMQQERVPVSELRRIIDEKTNFRNLLSKI; encoded by the coding sequence ATGGCAAAGCAAGAAGATGTTTTCAAAAAAGTGATTTCTCACGCAAAAGAATACGGTTTTATTTTCCCTTCGAGTGAGATCTACGACGGGCTATCCGCTGTTTATGATTATGGACAGAATGGTGCAGAACTAAAAAACAATATCAAACAATACTGGTGGAAAGCTATGGTACAGCTGAATGAAAATATTGTAGGTATTGATTCGGCAATTCTGATGCACCCGACTACCTGGAAAGCTTCGGGCCATGTTGATGCTTTTAATGATCCTTTGATTGACAATAAAGATTCTAAAAAACGTTTCAGAGCAGATGTTTTGGTAGAAGATTATTGCGCAAAAATCGAGGATAAAGAAAATAAAGAAATTGAAAAAGCTGCCAAAAGATTTGGTGAGTCTTTCGATAAAGCTCAGTTTGAAGCGACAAACCCTAAAATTCTGGAATACCGTGCGAAAAGAACTGAAATTCTTTCAAGATTATCAAAGTCTTTAGAAAATGAAGATTTGGCTGATGTGAAATCTTTGATTGAAGAACTGGAAATTGCTGATCCGGATACCGGTTCAAGAAACTGGACTGAGGTAAGACAATTCAACTTAATGTTTGGAACCAAACTGGGTGCTTCTGCAGATTCTGCGATGGATCTTTACTTAAGACCGGAAACGGCACAGGGAATTTTCGTTAATTTTTTGAATGTACAGAAAACTTCACGTCACAGACTTCCGTTTGGTATTGCACAAATTGGAAAAGCATTTAGAAACGAGATTGTTGCGAGACAGTTTATTTTCAGAATGCGTGAATTTGAACAGATGGAAATGCAGTTTTTCGTGGCTCCGGGAACGGAACTCGAATTCTACGAACAGTGGAAGCAAAAACGTCTGAACTGGCATTTAGCGCTTGGTTTAGGAAACGAAAATTACAGATTTCATGATCATGAAAAGCTGGCTCATTATGCAAACGCTGCGGCTGATATTGAATTTAATTTCCCGTTTGGATTTAAAGAACTGGAAGGTATTCACTCAAGAACTGATTTCGATTTGAAAGCGCATGAAAAACATTCAGGTAGAAAATTGCAGTTTTTCGATCCTGAAAGAAATGAAAACTATGTTCCGTATGTTGTTGAAACTTCGGTTGGTTTAGACAGACTATTCCTTTCGATATTCTCTCACTGCTTAAAAGACGAGGTTTTGGAAGACGGTTCGGAAAGAACAGTTTTATCTCTACCTCCAGCTTTGGCTCCGGTAAAAGCAGCGATTCTTCCTTTGATGAAAAAAGACGGTTTAGCAGAATATGCTGAAAATATTTTCAATGATCTGAAATATGATTTCAACTTATTCTACGAGGAAAAAGATGCGATTGGAAAGCGTTACAGAAGACAGGATGCAATTGGAACGCCTTACTGCATCACGATTGATCACGACTCATTAACCGATCACACGGTGACGATCAGAGACAGAGACACAATGCAGCAAGAAAGAGTTCCGGTTTCTGAGTTGAGGCGCATCATTGATGAGAAAACAAACTTCAGAAATTTACTTTCTAAAATATAA
- a CDS encoding M48 family metalloprotease, producing the protein MIKKFIFFLLLMYSATGFAQVYKPLDTADYIQRKEFLKKFSANNELLIKNLKIKYSGKTGSELSKIYKEFEKDFEKKVKEKDFIFTSVFDSKVKSLIERLRKNNPQIPKELQILIAKDNTPNAYCMADGTFVINMGLFNWLNNDDQVASVISHELGHKIEEHSLRTFMSFINDDQQDKITVQNIKATAGNKNQKAFDILKSRMYKKGVEKRKDEMQADSLGYAVFKNSDFIKGEFVNALKRLQDFDTISPRELKIETYKKYFNFPKQAFQDKWLKKEDFSLYNYDHFKEKLDKDSLASHPEVILRIERLKKIFPELKTSSSSEKASESFISLEKIARMEILPNFYHAEDYGLGIYTSLQFLQDAEEEKYYEKWLGKCFAKIYEGRKNYNLNRYLDRVDPKNQSESYQQFLNFMWNLSLDEIKNISDYYQNKNS; encoded by the coding sequence ATGATTAAAAAATTTATTTTCTTTTTGCTGTTGATGTATTCTGCAACAGGCTTTGCACAGGTTTATAAACCGCTTGATACCGCAGATTATATTCAGAGAAAAGAATTCCTGAAAAAATTTTCGGCAAATAATGAATTGCTGATTAAGAATCTTAAGATTAAATATTCCGGGAAAACAGGAAGCGAACTCTCGAAGATTTATAAAGAATTTGAGAAAGATTTTGAAAAGAAAGTGAAAGAAAAAGACTTCATTTTCACATCGGTATTTGACTCGAAAGTAAAGTCTCTGATTGAGCGATTGCGAAAAAACAACCCTCAGATTCCCAAAGAACTCCAGATTCTCATTGCAAAAGACAACACTCCGAATGCCTACTGTATGGCAGACGGAACTTTTGTAATCAATATGGGGCTTTTTAACTGGCTGAACAACGATGACCAGGTCGCATCCGTAATTTCGCATGAGCTGGGACATAAAATAGAGGAGCATTCTCTGAGAACATTTATGAGTTTCATTAATGATGATCAGCAGGATAAGATTACGGTTCAGAATATAAAAGCCACTGCAGGAAATAAAAATCAGAAAGCCTTTGATATTCTTAAAAGCAGAATGTATAAAAAAGGTGTCGAGAAAAGAAAAGATGAAATGCAGGCCGATTCTTTAGGGTATGCGGTTTTTAAAAACAGTGATTTCATCAAGGGCGAATTTGTGAATGCTTTAAAAAGACTTCAGGATTTTGATACCATCTCGCCGCGTGAACTGAAGATTGAAACGTATAAGAAATATTTTAATTTTCCCAAGCAGGCTTTTCAGGATAAATGGCTGAAAAAAGAAGACTTTTCACTCTATAATTATGATCATTTTAAAGAAAAATTAGATAAAGACTCTCTGGCTTCTCATCCGGAAGTTATTTTAAGGATTGAAAGACTAAAGAAAATATTTCCTGAACTCAAAACATCTTCATCTTCTGAAAAAGCTTCAGAATCGTTTATTTCACTGGAAAAAATTGCAAGAATGGAAATCTTGCCCAATTTTTATCATGCAGAAGATTATGGTTTGGGAATTTACACCAGCCTGCAGTTTTTGCAAGATGCGGAAGAAGAAAAATATTATGAAAAATGGCTGGGAAAATGTTTTGCCAAAATCTATGAAGGCCGGAAAAATTATAATCTAAACCGATATCTTGATCGGGTAGACCCTAAAAACCAGAGTGAAAGCTATCAGCAATTCCTCAACTTTATGTGGAATCTGAGCCTGGACGAAATAAAAAATATTTCCGACTACTATCAAAACAAAAACTCCTGA